DNA sequence from the Pedobacter sp. W3I1 genome:
TTGGATATACTTTTTGGTTTTTATAATCTTTATTCGTTTTGTATTCATCACGGTTTAAATATTCCTCCGCCTTTTGCAATAAAATTTCAATCAGATCTTCCCGCTCCACATATAAGCTATATTCGAGGGCCGATTTAATATGATCGATAAAAGGATCGTTAATGTGCGACATTGTCCAAAAGAGCGCCGTTCTTTCAAAATATTTCCAACAGCTTTTATCTTCCTGAAATAATAAGTTTTTAGCGATTATGTGGGTTGAATATGGCATTCCCTCTAAAACACCATAAATAATATGTGTATGTTTTTTTAAGGTATCTTTATCCGTAAAATTTCTATAACTTCTTAGAAAGCCATCCTTATCTCTATCGATTTCAATCCTTTCACTGTAATTATAACGTTTTATTGCTTTGTTTATTAAAACGTTGCTCCAGTTTGCCATCGTTTCTATTTTTCTAAAATGCGTTTTTCCAATTGTTGGGTTACTTCATCCAATGGAATGGGGAGTTTTTGGGCTATAAAAGGAAGAAAATCTTTTAATAAGGGATGTGTAATAAAATCAATAGACAGGCCTTTTTGTGAACGCAATTGTAGTAGTGCTATAATTTCTATAGGGAAGTATTGCCAGCGCTCGCGATTGAAAGGCAGAGTTAAATCATCTTTACTGTTCACTATATGAAAGTCAGCTAATCCATCAACCCATTTGTTCACTACTTGCGAATCTGTTGAATAAAGATTTTTGTCTGCAAATACATATACTTCATTAGTTGGTTTTAGATAATGGCTGATCTTTTCAGAACTAGTCAAATGACCTGCCTTATTAAGTAAAGCAGAAACTAAATACAAAGTGCTTTTAAAGCCAAAATCTAAACTTTCAGGATAAATATCCAATTTAGTCTTATTAGCTTCAATAAAATTTAATAAATGCTCAGCTAAAAGCTCCGTTTTGTCAGGGAAATAACTTATTGACAGTAGAGTACTTAACGCCAAATCAGTATGCAAAACACCATCAACAAATTGATTTGTTTTGTGGGCATAGGTTTGAAGCAATAGATCAGTAAAATACGATTTTAGCACTTTTACAAATGCATCTTCATTATTTCTTTCGATAAAATCTATAACCGCCTCTGGAATTTTAAATCGATATGAATAAGAAGAGAGTACATATACTAAATTATAATCTACCGTCTCTTCTGCATCCCAAACAACCATTTTCTTTTGAAAAGTTCTGGTGTTTTTATGGATGAAGTCTTCGATAAACTCTACGATGAACGGCTCTTCATCCTGAGATGATTGGAGTACTTTTTGAAAAAATTTTTTAAACCCTTTTGTGTTATGCATAAACTTTTTTTATTAATGGCAAGTGCCACGAGCTTTTTGAGTGCGCGAAACTTCATCCCAATCTGATACCAACGCACTTTTCACTTTGAATCTTCCTTTCGCTCCGCGGCCTACAAATACATCGACAACTCTTTTATCACCAATATTGTTCATTATTCCGTTAGCCTGTTGGCGAGACAATCCAAAATCGACAATATTATCTTTCAGAAGTATATCTTTGATAAAGTAGTCAGAATCTAACTGCCTGCTTGACAAATTGCCCACATTTCCTGAAATATTAGTTTTTACTTCAAAAATATCAAATTTTCCATCATGGCGCATACCCACTACATCAATACCATGGCCAGAAGCATTTTGAACTTGAAATACCCGAGAATATTTATTAGAATTCTGTAGCGCCTCTTTCGTCCATTTTTCACCGTAATCACCCAAGGCCTGCTGAAAGGTTTTTAAGCCAAATACATCCAATTCATAATTACTATCAAATACATAGCCGTAAATTGAAGGATTACCGCCCCATAAACCAATTGGATCTTGAGAAATATAATTGCCTTGCTCCGGATCATAATACCTAAACCGATTATAATAAAGCCCGGTTTCTACATCTTCATATTGTCCTTGGTACCTAAATGGCACAAATTCCCGATCGCCGCTAAGTTTACGTATTTTTCCATAAATATCAAGTTCGCAATCCCACACTTTTTTTCCTGTATTATCGAAAGCTTGTACAGGAGTGCCTAAATAATCGCTAATAATAGAATAATATTCGCCATTAATAATTTTGGCGCTTGGTGTAAATTTATGCTGATCGTAAACCCAGGTAATTAAATCACTGCCCAGTGGTTCTGTTTTATCATAACTGAGAAGACCGTCTTCATTAACCACCAAATTAGGCCGTTCGTTTAAAGGGTAATTCCATTCATGGAGCAGTAAATTACCATCCCACACATAACGATACACCGTATTTTTAACAATTTTGGCTTTCCTCCTGCCTAAGGCATCGTATTCGAAACTGATGATCTCGCCATGTGGATTTTTAACCGCTTTCATCATGCCATTGGCGGCCCAGGCGTAAGCCCAATCGCCTTCTTTCCACTCGGGCAAATCGGGCTCGGCATCGGCTAAGACATCAAGGGTTTCCGCTTTGGGAATATCAGGATCAGCCATGCCCCAGTTTAATTTTTTTCCAAATAAGCCATTTTCTTCCGGTTCGGCAACTTCCTCTTTTGCCAGGCCTATAATATTGCGTTTACTTTTTTGTACGAGGTTGCCTTTGGCATCGTAACGGTAATACCATTGGTCATCTTTAAGCAGTTTACCGCCTTTATCGTAACGTCTATCGCTTCGGTCGGTTGTTTTATATAAGTTCCCTGTTTCATCAGGATTTTTATAGATCACTTTACCATCGCTATAACTTGCCGAAGCCAAACTACCAAAAGTATCGTACCGGTAATTGATGCTGCCACCAGTGATGCTGTTTAAGCAGCTATTCAGTTTATCGTTTGGTCCCCAGGCATATTGTTTAAATGCTGTGATGGAACGGCTGGCTTCGACTTTTTGGCTAATCGGGTGACCTTCGTGATCGTAATCGAACGTTGCCCTAACCCCACCGCTTAAACTGCGGCTGGTTTCCTGCCCGTTTTTATTACGACCAATGGCTGCAGTCCACTCTGCTGAACCACCACTTTTTGCAGCGATACCATTCAGATAACCAATTTCATCGTAATCGTATTTAATATCAGCCCCTAATGAGCTTTTTAAACTTTTCAGATTGCCAAAAACATCGTATTGATAATTAACCTGGTAGCCATCCTGTATTTCCTGGGTGATCATACCCAATGGATTCCGCTTAAAATTAACTGAAGAAAGTTCGTTCTCTGCGGCAATGAGCAAACCGAGTTTATTGTATTGAAAGGCTTCGTAAGTACCATCTTCATACCTACTGTATACCAAACGGCCACCTAGATCGTAATTGTGGTAAACGGCCTTACCATCAGCCTGTATCGTTTTAATGATCTGTCCGTCCTGGTTGCGGATATATTGTTGCTCTTGTCCATCAAAGCCAATTTCTTTCACCACATCATCATTCCCATCCCTTAAAAAGAGATATTTTTCACCTTTTTCGTTGGTAATGGCTTTTAAATTTTCCCATTTATCATAGGTAAAATGAAGGGTTTGGGCATTTTGACTGGATAATTGAGTGTTTCTTTTTTGTGTTTTTAAGCTACCCATTGGGGTATAGGTCATATGCCATTCTTCACGGCCATCGGTAGCGTAAACCGGAAGATCATAAGCATCGTATTCGAAACGCAGGGCTTCTTCTCCAAAATCTTTCACCAAGACTACACGCCCCATTTCATCACGTTCCCAGATCGTAGTTTGATCACTATCAGGACTAAAACGAATCAACCGCCCGTAATCATCGTAAGTCCAACGACGGCTATTGCCTTCGCTCGAAACCGATTCGATCAGTTGATTTAAACTGTTATATGTCCAATGAACTTCATAGCCATCATTATCACGACAAAACACAGGTAACTTTTGTCCAGCTGCATAATAGAAATCAACTACCCGATTATCTTTTTGCACATGTTTAAGCAATTGGTTCTGCTCATTATATAACCAGGTTTCATTTGAACCGGCCGGATCACTGCGCAGAATCAGGTTATTGTTTTCATCATACGCATACTGATATTGCTCGCCATCTGCGGTATGGTAAGTGGTGATATTGCCCCGATCGTCGTATTCATAGCCGATTACCCTACCCTCAGGACTGGAAACCATTTTTTCTTCGTTGTAGCGATCGTGCTCATACCAGGTTTCACCACCCATGGCATCTACTTTCTTGTAAACCAGGTCGTTTTCATCATAGTAATAGCGCTCTATTTTGCCATCACGGTAATGTACTTCGTTATACCCTTCCTGCGGGAAGTAGCTTATCGATCCACTCATAAAACCGTCTCTACCTTCCGTGTGGATTACGCGGCCTTCCGTATCATATCGCCAGAAATAAGCCATACTGTTTCGATTGGTTCTTTTCACTACGCGGTTAAACTCATCGTACTCAAATATAATAGCCTTACCTGCCTGATCGTATACTTTAATCATGTTGCCACGCTGGTCGTACTCATAACTTACCAACAGATCGCTGGTATTTTTATAGTGATAATAAACTGCTTTAATCGCCGTACCTGCTTCGTTATGCTGCATTTCGAGCACT
Encoded proteins:
- a CDS encoding RHS repeat-associated core domain-containing protein, which translates into the protein MKKVKASKPNMSTDRSIRLSASLTKAEPKAVGGGGGVAVGSNPPAAKSTLKLVKAKKPAMANTAVQHVSKHFDVVLAIDFHWTTIPLPPSFGFIPLPLPHPFIGMVFDPMDYLHFSIPIPKFAQGLIGTASIPMGGSIYVHGRHKATTTTTVMGVLLPFRHISSLPVYFIVNIPGSPHEGEVYWGSTTVKGQGSEMSGSNPGQVLTCWCPPMGLKPLPTVPGKLKKNPLAYFAFYSDLLSMYVQINTGKPVLVGGTFAPHNYTLKEYLMRFAAIGIMRGLTKLGGALAKGALKGVNKLLQRMLGKTNPLSKKLCHWGLEPVNFVTGAMFFEWTDFELPAGQALTWNNVWRSDKPYAGMLGNQVYNNYDLYIYPDPEAGIVGFSHPTENMVMPLPYIEPYSGKQYDRAQKVWMERPDENTWLLTIDQDIYTYTLFSGGPDGDIYRINHIEYTNGSQLTFYYQKQLLTRIVENSGRVLEMQHNEAGTAIKAVYYHYKNTSDLLVSYEYDQRGNMIKVYDQAGKAIIFEYDEFNRVVKRTNRNSMAYFWRYDTEGRVIHTEGRDGFMSGSISYFPQEGYNEVHYRDGKIERYYYDENDLVYKKVDAMGGETWYEHDRYNEEKMVSSPEGRVIGYEYDDRGNITTYHTADGEQYQYAYDENNNLILRSDPAGSNETWLYNEQNQLLKHVQKDNRVVDFYYAAGQKLPVFCRDNDGYEVHWTYNSLNQLIESVSSEGNSRRWTYDDYGRLIRFSPDSDQTTIWERDEMGRVVLVKDFGEEALRFEYDAYDLPVYATDGREEWHMTYTPMGSLKTQKRNTQLSSQNAQTLHFTYDKWENLKAITNEKGEKYLFLRDGNDDVVKEIGFDGQEQQYIRNQDGQIIKTIQADGKAVYHNYDLGGRLVYSRYEDGTYEAFQYNKLGLLIAAENELSSVNFKRNPLGMITQEIQDGYQVNYQYDVFGNLKSLKSSLGADIKYDYDEIGYLNGIAAKSGGSAEWTAAIGRNKNGQETSRSLSGGVRATFDYDHEGHPISQKVEASRSITAFKQYAWGPNDKLNSCLNSITGGSINYRYDTFGSLASASYSDGKVIYKNPDETGNLYKTTDRSDRRYDKGGKLLKDDQWYYRYDAKGNLVQKSKRNIIGLAKEEVAEPEENGLFGKKLNWGMADPDIPKAETLDVLADAEPDLPEWKEGDWAYAWAANGMMKAVKNPHGEIISFEYDALGRRKAKIVKNTVYRYVWDGNLLLHEWNYPLNERPNLVVNEDGLLSYDKTEPLGSDLITWVYDQHKFTPSAKIINGEYYSIISDYLGTPVQAFDNTGKKVWDCELDIYGKIRKLSGDREFVPFRYQGQYEDVETGLYYNRFRYYDPEQGNYISQDPIGLWGGNPSIYGYVFDSNYELDVFGLKTFQQALGDYGEKWTKEALQNSNKYSRVFQVQNASGHGIDVVGMRHDGKFDIFEVKTNISGNVGNLSSRQLDSDYFIKDILLKDNIVDFGLSRQQANGIMNNIGDKRVVDVFVGRGAKGRFKVKSALVSDWDEVSRTQKARGTCH